From Calothrix sp. PCC 6303, a single genomic window includes:
- a CDS encoding glycoside hydrolase family 57 protein: MALGYVALVLHAHLPFVRHPESDYVLEEEWLYEAITETYIPLIKVFEGLKRDGIDFKITMSMTPPLVSMLRDRLLQERYEEHLSKLEELVELEAERNAQNGHIKYLAEHYAKEFLEAREIWERYKGDLVTAFKSFQDSGNLEIITCGATHGYLPLMNMYPEAVWAQLKVACESYEENFGMAPRGIWLPECAYYEGLERMLADVGLRYFLVDGHGILYARPRPRFGTYAPIYTETGVAAFGRDHESSQQVWSSEVGYPGAAEYREFYKDLGWEAEYEYIKPYVMPNGQRKNIGIKYHKITGRGLGLGDKQLYDPYWAKEKTAEHAENFMYNRERQTEHLRGIMQRPPIIVSPYDAELFGHWWYEGPWFIDYLFRKSWYDQQTYEMTHLADYLKAEPTQQVCRPSQSSWGYKGFHEYWLNETNAWVYTHLHKTAERMIELSRRDPADELEWKALNQAAREILLAQSSDWAFIMRTGTMVPYAVRRTRSHVMRFNKLYEDIKQGKIDSGWLEKVELMDNIFPNINYRVYRPLA, encoded by the coding sequence GTTCTCCACGCACACCTGCCCTTCGTTCGTCACCCAGAAAGTGACTACGTGTTGGAGGAAGAATGGCTCTATGAAGCAATTACAGAAACTTATATTCCTTTAATTAAAGTATTTGAAGGGTTAAAGCGGGACGGAATTGACTTTAAGATTACGATGAGTATGACACCTCCTTTGGTGTCGATGTTACGCGATCGCTTGTTGCAAGAACGCTATGAGGAACATTTATCCAAGCTAGAAGAACTAGTAGAACTAGAAGCCGAACGTAATGCCCAAAATGGTCACATCAAATATCTAGCGGAACATTACGCTAAGGAATTTTTAGAAGCCAGGGAAATTTGGGAACGTTACAAAGGTGATTTAGTTACAGCTTTCAAGTCTTTCCAAGATAGTGGTAACTTGGAAATTATCACCTGTGGGGCTACACACGGTTACTTGCCGCTGATGAACATGTACCCAGAAGCAGTATGGGCGCAATTAAAAGTAGCTTGTGAAAGCTACGAAGAAAATTTTGGTATGGCACCAAGAGGGATTTGGTTGCCAGAATGTGCCTACTACGAAGGCTTAGAAAGAATGCTAGCTGATGTCGGCTTGCGCTATTTCTTGGTGGATGGACATGGTATTTTGTATGCACGTCCTCGTCCTCGCTTTGGTACCTATGCGCCAATTTATACAGAAACTGGTGTCGCCGCATTTGGACGCGATCACGAGTCCTCACAACAAGTGTGGTCTTCGGAAGTCGGTTATCCTGGTGCTGCTGAATACCGTGAATTTTATAAAGATTTGGGTTGGGAAGCTGAATATGAGTATATCAAGCCCTATGTGATGCCCAATGGTCAACGAAAAAATATCGGAATCAAGTATCACAAAATCACTGGACGTGGTTTAGGCTTAGGTGATAAGCAACTTTATGATCCTTACTGGGCAAAGGAAAAGACGGCAGAACACGCGGAAAACTTTATGTATAACCGCGAACGCCAAACAGAACATTTACGTGGAATTATGCAACGTCCACCAATTATTGTTTCTCCCTACGATGCAGAGTTGTTTGGACATTGGTGGTATGAAGGTCCTTGGTTTATTGATTACTTGTTCCGCAAGTCTTGGTACGATCAGCAAACCTATGAAATGACCCACTTAGCCGATTATCTCAAAGCTGAACCTACACAACAAGTGTGTCGCCCATCACAATCAAGTTGGGGATATAAGGGTTTTCACGAATATTGGTTAAATGAAACAAATGCTTGGGTTTACACCCATTTGCACAAAACAGCCGAACGCATGATTGAACTTTCCCGGAGAGATCCCGCTGATGAGTTGGAATGGAAAGCTTTGAATCAAGCTGCTAGGGAAATATTATTAGCGCAGTCTTCAGATTGGGCGTTTATTATGCGGACTGGGACAATGGTACCCTATGCTGTACGCAGAACGCGATCGCATGTCATGCGCTTCAATAAATTATACGAAGATATCAAGCAAGGTAAGATAGATAGCGGTTGGTTGGAAAAGGTGGAATTAATGGACAATATCTTCCCCAATATTAATTACCGAGTTTACCGTCCTTTGGCTTAA